From Providencia sp. R33, a single genomic window includes:
- a CDS encoding MFS transporter — MLTDYKRWIVLLLVSSVLFLIVIDVTVLYTALPKLTHDLGATSSEKLWIMNAYPLVVAGLLPAAGMLSDKVGHKRMFLLGLPLFGIASLCAAFSPTATSLILSRGFLAVGAAVSMPATLAIVRHVFLDPKERALAIGIWSAVASGGAAIGPLIGGILLNHFWWGSVFLINVPVVLLVIPFAYYLIPQCGGQSHKKIDILGSVLVLVGLIGSIYALKELGKPYIDWVNVLVAGAIGVFFLVAFKRRQMASESPMIDFALLKQPKFSAGIMMAILSIVVIVGVELLLSQRLQLVLGYSPFVAALYIIPIPLASVIAAPLAGMYLHKLGEVKLTLFGFICTLVGVVGLTMVYQISTGILLLSFLFLIGFGLGAIFTTASTTVMLNAPDEKAGMAASIEEIAYEIGSVLGVTFMGGLMSAIYTLKLSLPEGIAVSDKVYDSIDEALLVAEKLPQDNASLLVNQANIAFDHAFLAVMVATIFVLLISIIVLPVFLRSKKTSSVY; from the coding sequence ATGTTGACCGATTATAAGCGCTGGATAGTGCTTCTGTTAGTTTCAAGTGTGTTGTTTCTTATCGTTATTGATGTCACGGTGCTTTATACCGCGTTACCTAAATTAACGCACGATTTAGGGGCGACATCATCCGAAAAACTGTGGATTATGAATGCGTACCCGCTGGTGGTCGCTGGGTTATTGCCTGCTGCGGGGATGTTGAGTGACAAAGTCGGCCATAAGCGGATGTTTTTATTGGGACTGCCATTATTTGGTATCGCTTCTTTGTGTGCAGCATTTTCACCTACTGCAACCAGTTTAATTTTATCACGAGGTTTTCTTGCTGTTGGTGCGGCGGTGAGTATGCCTGCGACACTTGCCATTGTTAGGCACGTTTTTTTAGACCCAAAAGAAAGGGCGTTGGCGATTGGTATATGGTCTGCTGTGGCATCAGGCGGTGCAGCTATAGGCCCTTTAATTGGTGGAATTTTACTTAACCACTTTTGGTGGGGGTCAGTTTTCCTGATTAACGTCCCTGTCGTGTTACTGGTTATTCCTTTTGCTTATTACCTGATCCCGCAATGTGGTGGGCAAAGTCATAAAAAAATCGATATTTTAGGTTCAGTTCTAGTGCTAGTTGGCTTAATTGGTTCAATCTACGCATTAAAAGAGCTCGGTAAACCGTATATTGATTGGGTGAATGTACTGGTTGCAGGGGCGATTGGGGTTTTCTTTTTGGTGGCATTCAAACGCCGACAGATGGCATCTGAATCGCCCATGATTGATTTTGCGTTATTAAAGCAACCGAAATTCAGTGCTGGCATCATGATGGCGATTTTATCCATCGTGGTTATTGTTGGGGTTGAATTATTACTTAGCCAGCGTTTGCAGCTCGTTTTAGGGTATAGTCCATTTGTTGCCGCGTTGTATATCATCCCTATTCCATTGGCTTCTGTGATAGCAGCACCATTAGCGGGTATGTATTTGCATAAACTTGGTGAGGTCAAACTGACCCTTTTTGGCTTTATTTGTACATTAGTCGGTGTTGTCGGTTTAACGATGGTGTACCAAATCTCGACAGGGATTTTGTTACTGTCATTCCTTTTTTTGATTGGTTTTGGTTTGGGCGCCATTTTTACGACAGCGTCAACGACGGTGATGTTAAATGCCCCTGATGAAAAAGCGGGTATGGCAGCCTCAATCGAAGAGATTGCCTATGAAATTGGTAGCGTACTTGGCGTGACATTTATGGGTGGATTGATGAGTGCGATTTATACGTTAAAGCTCTCTCTACCAGAAGGTATAGCGGTTAGTGATAAAGTCTATGACAGTATTGATGAGGCGTTATTAGTGGCAGAAAAGTTACCTCAAGATAATGCGAGTTTATTGGTTAATCAGGCGAATATTGCTTTTGACCATGCATTTTTAGCGGTTATGGTCGCAACGATATTTGTTTTGTTAATCAGTATTATCGTTTTGCCTGTTTTCTTGCGGTCAAAAAAGACGTCATCAGTTTATTGA